Genomic window (bacterium):
CAGCCAGGCTTCGTAGAAGACCAGGATCCCGGCTCCGGCGCAGATCGCCGCCGCGGCCAGGCCGACCGCCGTTCCCGCCGTTTCCCGGCCGGTCTTCCAGGCCAGCAGGCAGGTGAGAACCCCGAGGCCGGCCTGAGCCGCCCGGGCGGGAAGGGCGATCGAGCCGAATATCCTCAGGCAGAGGGAAAGCAGGTAGGGATAGAGGGGATTCCCGGCGAAGCCGGCGGGGCTTCCGCCTCCGCCCCAGGCCAGGGATTCGGCCCAGGAGAGGTAGTAGCCCGCGTCCAGGGAGGGGACGGAAAGGTAAGGGGTCCCGGCCAGGGACTTCAACCAGGCCGCCCGGAAAACGGCTCCCAGCGCCAGGACCGCCAGGACGATCCATCTTTCCCGGTTTCGGTTCATGCGCTACATTGTACCATGAACCGTCGGCGGCCGGGACGGCCGCGGGCGGAGGTACGGATCCGGTGACGCTCAAGCCAGAAACCTTGTATTTTCGCGGGGCCGAACTCATCGACGGGACCGGCGCTCCGCCCCGTCGGGCCGGCGTTTTAGTCGGGGAAGGGAAGATCCTGGGTTTCCCCGGCGCCGCTCCCCCCGGGGCCCGGACGGTCGCCGCCGAGGGCCGCTGGCTCGTACCCGGATTCGTGGACGTCCATTCTCATTCTGATTTCTGGCTGCTGCGCGACGGGGGCGCCGAGGGAAAGATCCTGCAGGGGGTGACCACCGAAGTGGTGGGCAACTGCGGCTCCTCCGCCTTTCCCCTGGCCGGGGAACGTCTGCGGAGGGTCCGGGACCAGAACCCCGACCTGGACCCGGATTTCCGGGACCTGGCCGGCTACCGCCGCGCCCTCTCCGAGGGGGGCATCGCCGTCAACCTCGCGTCGTTCACCGGGCAGGGAAACCTGCGGGGTTCGGTGGTCGGTTACGCCGCCCGCCCCGCCGCCGCCGCCGAGCGCCGGCGCATGCTCGGGCTGCTGGAGGCGAGTTTCGAGGAAGGCAGCCGGGGAATATCCACCGGGATGCCCTATCCCCCCGGCGCGTATACTCCGGGCGACGAGCTGGTGGAGGTGCTGGCGGCGACGGGCCGGGCGGAGAGGCTGTGGTCGACGCACCTGGCCAGCGAGTCGGACCGGCTGCTGGAGTCGCTGGAGGCGTCTATCTCCCTGGCCGAGCGCTGCGGGGTACGCCTTCTGGTTTCCCATCTCAAAGCCGGCGGCCGCTCCAACTGGGAGAAGCTGCCCCGGGCCCTGGAGGCGATCGCGACCGCCCGGGACCGGGGCCTGCGCGTCGCCTGCGACCGTTATCCCTACACCGCCGGCTGCACCGACCTGGACATCCTGCTGCCGGCCTGGGCCTGGGAGGGGGGGGAAGCGGCGGAACTGGAGCGTTTGCGCGACCCGCTCGCCCGCCGCCGCCTGGCCGAAGCCGTCGGGGAGAAGGACTGGGATAACGTCGTCGTCGCCTCGGCGCCCGGCCCGGACGAAGACCGCCTCCGGGGCCGCAGCCTCGCGTCCCTGGCGTCCGAGCGCGGGAGCGCTCCGGTGGAAACGCTCCTGGACCTTTTGGTCGAGCGGGAGTTGCGGGTGGAGGCATATTTTTTCGGGATGTCGGAGGAGAACATGGACCTGGTCCTCTCCAGCCCCTTCTGCTTCGTCGCGTCCGACGCCTCGGCCCGGCCTCTTCTTCCCGGCGCGGGGGAGGGGGCTCCCCACCCCCGCGCTTTCGGGACCTTCAGCCGGTTTCTGGAGCGCTACGTCTTTTCCGGCCGGCTCGCTCCCCAGGAGGCGATCGCCCGGATGACTTCGGGCCCCGCCGCCTGGGCCGGCTTGCAAGACCGGGGGAGGCTCCTCCCCGGGGGCCCCGCCGACCTGGTGCTCCTCGATCCACGGCGGTTCCGGGACCGGGCCGACTACGACCGCCCCCGCCGCCCTCCCCGGGGGATCGACCTGGTCATGGTCAACGGCGTGACGGTGGCGCAGGAAGGAAAGTGCACCGGCGCCCGCCCCGGCCGCTTCCTGGGGGAGTAGAGGGGCGAGGGTTCAGGGTTCGGGGTTCAGGCCCTCTACCTCGGCCCCTAGAGATTTCTGCACCTGATTACTCTGATTAACTCTGATTGGGGGAAGAATTCAG
Coding sequences:
- a CDS encoding amidohydrolase family protein, with protein sequence MTLKPETLYFRGAELIDGTGAPPRRAGVLVGEGKILGFPGAAPPGARTVAAEGRWLVPGFVDVHSHSDFWLLRDGGAEGKILQGVTTEVVGNCGSSAFPLAGERLRRVRDQNPDLDPDFRDLAGYRRALSEGGIAVNLASFTGQGNLRGSVVGYAARPAAAAERRRMLGLLEASFEEGSRGISTGMPYPPGAYTPGDELVEVLAATGRAERLWSTHLASESDRLLESLEASISLAERCGVRLLVSHLKAGGRSNWEKLPRALEAIATARDRGLRVACDRYPYTAGCTDLDILLPAWAWEGGEAAELERLRDPLARRRLAEAVGEKDWDNVVVASAPGPDEDRLRGRSLASLASERGSAPVETLLDLLVERELRVEAYFFGMSEENMDLVLSSPFCFVASDASARPLLPGAGEGAPHPRAFGTFSRFLERYVFSGRLAPQEAIARMTSGPAAWAGLQDRGRLLPGGPADLVLLDPRRFRDRADYDRPRRPPRGIDLVMVNGVTVAQEGKCTGARPGRFLGE